Proteins encoded by one window of Chryseobacterium foetidum:
- a CDS encoding LacI family DNA-binding transcriptional regulator — protein sequence MTKKNATIYDISRKLNVSVATVSRALNNHPRISQATKELVVKTAKEMNYKQNNLAKALKSGETKNIGIIVPYINTNFFSSVIRGIEEELSVQGYHVIICQSHEDVNIEKKHLNTLLNAQVDGIFMSVSRTTVDTEHIEHILNTSNTPIIFFDRKKDISGISTVTIDDYRGGYMATEHLISEGYKNICHFSGDQNLEIYRNRLSGYKQALIDHNFQVKEENIISTGSSIDAGIEAIKTLWGSQSIPDAIFSASDFAALGACQELKKRKIKIPQEVAVIGFSNEPFTQFMELPMSSVDQTPVIMGNMAGQVFLDHIKDNSSGVSVEKKVVLAPQICVRKSSKRK from the coding sequence ATGACAAAAAAAAACGCCACCATTTATGATATATCGAGAAAGCTGAATGTAAGTGTGGCAACGGTTTCAAGGGCATTAAACAACCACCCGAGAATCAGCCAGGCAACAAAGGAGCTGGTGGTGAAAACTGCCAAGGAAATGAACTACAAGCAGAATAATCTTGCCAAAGCCCTTAAAAGCGGTGAAACGAAAAACATCGGAATCATTGTTCCCTACATCAATACCAACTTTTTCTCGTCTGTCATCCGCGGAATTGAAGAGGAGCTCTCAGTGCAGGGTTATCATGTGATTATCTGTCAAAGTCATGAAGATGTAAATATTGAAAAAAAGCATTTAAACACTTTGCTTAACGCTCAGGTTGACGGAATTTTCATGTCGGTTTCGCGTACAACTGTGGATACAGAACACATTGAACACATTTTAAATACTTCAAATACACCAATAATATTTTTCGACAGAAAGAAAGATATCTCAGGCATAAGTACAGTGACCATTGATGATTACCGTGGCGGATATATGGCGACTGAACATCTGATTTCCGAAGGTTACAAGAATATCTGTCACTTTTCCGGAGACCAGAACCTGGAGATTTACAGAAACCGTCTGAGTGGCTACAAACAGGCTTTAATCGATCACAACTTTCAGGTAAAAGAGGAAAACATCATTTCCACAGGAAGTTCGATCGATGCCGGAATTGAGGCTATAAAAACTTTATGGGGAAGCCAGTCGATTCCTGATGCAATATTTTCTGCCAGTGATTTTGCTGCCTTGGGTGCTTGCCAGGAATTGAAAAAACGGAAAATAAAAATTCCTCAGGAAGTGGCTGTAATCGGTTTCTCAAATGAGCCTTTCACCCAATTTATGGAGCTTCCGATGAGCTCGGTGGATCAGACTCCCGTGATTATGGGAAATATGGCGGGTCAGGTTTTTCTGGATCATATCAAAGACAATTCATCAGGCGTTTCTGTGGAGAAAAAAGTGGTTTTGGCACCTCAGATTTGTGTGAGAAAATCTTCCAAAAGAAAGTAA
- the xylE gene encoding D-xylose transporter XylE, with protein MQIIDSGPKYSSGTKAQINMLYVTVLTLVATLGGLLFGYDTAVISGAEKSIQEYLIIPLGLSSLAHGATISSALIGCIIGGAISGMISTKLGRKKSLMLSAFLFFISALGAAYPEFLFFKHGEHSMGVLLAFNFYRIIGGIGVGLASAVCPMYIGEIAPAEIRGKLVSLNQFAIIFGMLVVYFVNWGIASGQTVEWINEIGWRYMFLSLTIPSALFGILLFFVPETPRYLTFVNKDAEALKILTKINGEARGKEIFSEIKSTVVEHKSEIFAFGKTVIVIGILLSVFQQFVGINVALYYAPRIFESMGVHKDSSMLQTVVMGLVNVIFTVIAIFTVDKWGRKPLLIVGSVGMAIGMFAIAVLSYYQIIGIATLVFIIVYTASFMMSWGPICWVLISEIFPNKIRGSAIAIAVAAQWAANYLISSTYPFMMEFSGAFTYGFYGVMSVLSLFFVWKWVPETKGKSLEEIEKVWEK; from the coding sequence ATGCAAATAATAGATTCCGGTCCTAAATATTCTTCAGGAACAAAGGCGCAGATCAATATGCTGTACGTTACAGTACTCACATTGGTTGCCACTTTGGGAGGACTTTTGTTTGGATACGACACGGCAGTAATTTCGGGAGCCGAAAAATCAATTCAGGAATATCTTATTATTCCTTTGGGATTGAGTTCATTGGCCCACGGAGCCACCATCTCAAGTGCATTGATCGGATGCATCATCGGTGGCGCTATTTCCGGGATGATCTCCACGAAGCTGGGAAGAAAAAAATCATTGATGCTTTCAGCATTTCTGTTCTTCATCAGTGCTTTGGGAGCGGCGTATCCTGAGTTTTTATTCTTCAAACACGGCGAACATTCAATGGGTGTTTTGCTGGCATTTAATTTTTATAGGATCATCGGTGGAATCGGTGTGGGCTTGGCTTCGGCGGTCTGCCCGATGTACATTGGCGAGATTGCACCTGCCGAAATACGTGGTAAACTGGTTTCTCTGAATCAGTTTGCCATTATTTTCGGGATGCTCGTGGTTTACTTTGTGAACTGGGGCATTGCGAGTGGACAAACCGTAGAATGGATCAACGAAATCGGATGGAGATATATGTTTTTGTCTTTAACAATTCCTTCTGCCCTGTTCGGAATCCTTTTATTTTTCGTACCTGAAACACCGCGTTATCTGACATTCGTAAACAAAGACGCAGAAGCGCTGAAAATTTTAACCAAAATCAATGGTGAAGCCCGTGGAAAAGAAATTTTCTCTGAGATAAAAAGCACCGTTGTAGAGCATAAAAGTGAAATTTTCGCCTTCGGGAAAACCGTGATTGTGATTGGGATTTTGCTTTCTGTTTTCCAGCAGTTTGTGGGAATTAATGTGGCTTTATATTATGCTCCAAGAATCTTCGAAAGCATGGGTGTTCACAAAGATTCATCAATGCTGCAGACTGTTGTGATGGGATTGGTGAATGTAATCTTCACCGTTATCGCTATTTTCACGGTTGATAAATGGGGAAGAAAACCTTTGTTAATCGTCGGTTCGGTTGGTATGGCAATTGGTATGTTTGCGATCGCAGTTTTATCCTACTATCAAATCATCGGAATTGCAACTTTGGTATTCATCATCGTTTACACAGCTTCATTTATGATGTCATGGGGACCTATCTGCTGGGTTTTAATCTCAGAAATTTTCCCTAATAAAATCCGAGGAAGTGCGATTGCGATTGCTGTTGCCGCACAATGGGCAGCCAATTATTTAATTTCATCTACTTATCCTTTTATGATGGAATTCAGCGGCGCTTTTACCTACGGATTTTACGGGGTGATGAGTGTTTTATCGCTGTTCTTTGTCTGGAAATGGGTTCCTGAAACGAAAGGAAAATCTTTGGAGGAGATTGAGAAGGTTTGGGAGAAATAA
- a CDS encoding DUF6624 domain-containing protein, which translates to MNRDKFVYVGSVDIIEVDCSKKRQILSEVFESDQRIRKANEPIKYAKEDHRNQELVISIIEKCGMPTLKEVSQKQMDAIWLGLQHSTEEIRKKYFPQIEKAVKNGDLSKGQYALMKDRILMDEGKPQIYGSQIKNGKLYTLENPATVNERRKEMGMEPIEDYLKYFNIQFNPN; encoded by the coding sequence ATGAATAGGGATAAATTTGTCTATGTAGGTTCAGTAGATATTATTGAAGTCGATTGCAGCAAAAAACGTCAAATCCTGAGCGAAGTTTTCGAAAGTGACCAAAGGATTAGAAAAGCAAATGAACCCATCAAATACGCTAAAGAAGATCACAGGAATCAGGAATTAGTGATCAGCATTATTGAAAAGTGCGGTATGCCAACATTAAAAGAGGTGAGTCAAAAACAAATGGATGCAATCTGGTTGGGACTGCAACACAGTACTGAAGAAATCAGAAAAAAGTATTTTCCACAAATAGAGAAAGCGGTTAAAAATGGAGACTTATCTAAAGGACAGTATGCATTGATGAAAGACAGGATTTTAATGGACGAAGGAAAACCCCAAATTTATGGTTCACAAATAAAAAATGGTAAACTGTACACATTAGAAAATCCTGCAACGGTGAACGAAAGAAGAAAAGAAATGGGAATGGAACCAATAGAAGATTATTTAAAGTATTTCAATATTCAGTTCAATCCGAATTAA
- a CDS encoding glycoside hydrolase family 10 protein, which translates to MKISTIKIVTILGLSASLSVSCAAKNNAVKNTPAKAVKPIKNIAKPSDSITFNTPPKAVEEDLKVNLPAIKREFRGAWIASVANINWPSRNNLSVEQQKAEAINMLNMLQENNFNAVIFQARPSADALYTSELEPWSYFLTGKTGEPPYPNYDPLQFWIEESHKRGMELHVWLNPYRAHHSNGGAMTGLSMANKLSDITIRLKNGMYWFDPANPKTQSHVSNVVKDIVKRYDLDAIHFDDYFYPYATYNNGRDFPDSASWNAYVNSGGTLSRADWRRDSVNQFVERIYKEIHAEKNHVRFGISPFGIWKPGYPAGIVGSSQYDELFADAKLWLNKGWVDYFSPQLYWPIESKGQAFGPLLEWWKSENTMNRHLWPGLNTVDIKVSDRPTEIKNQIELSRQILGNDAGEIHYSIAGLTKNANMLPTLKNGPYAEKALVPKSPWIKTVVVEKPTLFINDLGSVVNASWSSKKIAAVSQWVLFKQYNGVWETEILTLENLSQQISKSKDGKILNAVAIKAIDRLGNESDYFAKAIGKK; encoded by the coding sequence ATGAAAATCTCAACTATAAAAATAGTCACCATATTAGGTTTGTCTGCATCATTAAGTGTTTCCTGTGCTGCGAAAAACAATGCCGTAAAAAATACGCCTGCAAAAGCAGTAAAACCTATTAAGAATATTGCAAAACCATCAGATTCTATCACATTTAATACTCCTCCAAAAGCAGTTGAGGAAGATCTGAAAGTCAACCTACCGGCCATCAAACGGGAATTCCGTGGAGCTTGGATTGCGAGTGTTGCCAATATCAACTGGCCTTCAAGAAATAATTTATCAGTCGAGCAGCAAAAAGCTGAGGCTATCAATATGTTGAATATGCTTCAGGAAAATAATTTTAATGCGGTGATTTTTCAGGCGCGTCCTTCTGCAGATGCTTTGTACACCAGCGAACTGGAGCCGTGGTCGTATTTTCTGACAGGTAAAACAGGTGAGCCGCCTTATCCGAACTATGATCCTTTGCAGTTTTGGATCGAAGAATCCCACAAACGCGGTATGGAGCTTCATGTCTGGCTCAATCCTTACAGAGCGCATCATTCCAACGGTGGGGCGATGACAGGTCTTTCGATGGCCAATAAATTATCAGATATCACCATCAGATTAAAAAACGGAATGTACTGGTTTGATCCTGCCAATCCGAAAACGCAGTCTCATGTTTCAAATGTTGTGAAAGATATTGTGAAAAGATATGATCTGGATGCCATTCATTTTGATGATTATTTTTATCCTTATGCGACTTACAATAACGGTAGAGATTTTCCGGATTCCGCAAGCTGGAACGCTTATGTAAATTCCGGCGGAACACTTTCACGGGCAGACTGGAGAAGAGATAGTGTGAATCAGTTTGTAGAAAGAATTTACAAGGAAATCCATGCGGAGAAAAATCACGTCCGTTTCGGAATCAGTCCGTTTGGAATCTGGAAGCCAGGCTATCCCGCAGGGATTGTAGGATCTTCGCAATATGACGAGCTGTTTGCTGACGCAAAATTATGGTTAAATAAAGGCTGGGTAGATTATTTTTCTCCGCAATTGTACTGGCCTATTGAATCAAAAGGTCAGGCTTTCGGGCCTCTTTTGGAATGGTGGAAATCTGAAAATACCATGAACCGCCATCTTTGGCCTGGACTGAATACTGTTGATATAAAAGTTTCAGACAGACCGACGGAAATAAAAAACCAAATCGAACTTTCCAGGCAGATTCTAGGTAATGACGCAGGCGAAATTCACTACAGTATTGCCGGCCTAACCAAAAATGCCAATATGCTGCCGACCCTTAAAAACGGCCCGTACGCAGAAAAAGCATTAGTCCCAAAAAGCCCATGGATAAAGACTGTTGTTGTAGAAAAACCAACTCTTTTCATCAACGACCTTGGCTCAGTAGTCAATGCCTCATGGAGTTCAAAAAAGATAGCTGCTGTTTCGCAATGGGTGCTTTTCAAACAATACAACGGTGTTTGGGAGACCGAAATTCTTACTTTAGAAAATCTCTCACAGCAAATCTCCAAAAGCAAAGATGGCAAAATCCTGAATGCGGTGGCAATCAAGGCAATTGACAGGCTTGGGAATGAGAGTGATTATTTTGCTAAAGCTATTGGGAAGAAATAA
- a CDS encoding M23 family metallopeptidase, which produces MFRSKSIILILITLSFIISCDGLKIPKNVFETSERVKYERSFSGADSLLTQWKAGFSSASASQLKIKDGTSLLMNSDQLKSDAVGYLIDLKKGDLLVVETESTLPDKKIFVDLLDPTSGSEMMKSQIIEDNLFSKPVETDGLHKIIVQPEIGYGSQLKIKIYTQPSLKFPVAGKGNKNVQSFWGASRDGGGRSHEGVDIFASKGTPVVAVADGYITRTGNQGLGGKQVWLRDDEVGNSHYYAHLDSILTEDGRKVKTGDTLGWVGNTGNAAGGATHLHFGIYSTGGAVDPYPFIRERSVPKFVTENNSEKFSGKYLKAGSSLRSGAGSDYEIFSTVKPRTQITVIASHGIWLHIKTLDGREGFVKSNQIEK; this is translated from the coding sequence ATGTTCAGATCAAAATCAATAATTTTAATATTAATCACCCTTTCATTCATCATCTCTTGTGATGGATTAAAAATTCCTAAAAATGTTTTCGAAACCTCTGAACGTGTAAAATACGAGCGCAGCTTTTCAGGAGCCGACAGCCTGTTGACTCAGTGGAAAGCAGGTTTCTCATCAGCTTCTGCCAGTCAGCTTAAAATTAAAGATGGAACGTCACTGCTGATGAATTCAGATCAGTTAAAATCCGATGCTGTAGGTTATTTAATAGATTTAAAAAAAGGAGATTTGCTCGTTGTCGAAACTGAATCAACCCTTCCAGATAAAAAGATCTTTGTCGATTTACTGGATCCAACTTCAGGGTCAGAAATGATGAAATCACAAATCATTGAAGATAATCTATTCTCAAAACCAGTTGAGACTGACGGTTTACATAAAATTATTGTACAGCCCGAAATTGGCTACGGAAGTCAGCTTAAAATAAAAATCTACACTCAGCCCTCGCTCAAATTTCCCGTAGCAGGAAAAGGTAACAAAAATGTGCAGAGCTTTTGGGGAGCCAGCCGCGACGGAGGCGGAAGAAGCCACGAAGGAGTTGATATTTTCGCATCAAAGGGAACACCGGTGGTTGCAGTTGCTGATGGCTATATCACCCGAACCGGAAATCAGGGATTGGGAGGAAAGCAGGTTTGGCTGAGAGATGATGAGGTAGGCAATTCCCATTATTACGCCCATCTCGACAGCATTCTTACTGAAGATGGTAGAAAGGTGAAAACCGGAGATACATTAGGATGGGTGGGAAACACCGGTAATGCCGCCGGAGGAGCGACTCATCTTCATTTTGGAATTTATTCCACGGGAGGCGCTGTCGATCCTTATCCGTTTATCCGTGAACGTTCAGTTCCAAAATTTGTTACTGAGAATAATTCAGAAAAGTTTTCAGGAAAATATCTGAAAGCAGGAAGCAGTCTGAGGTCAGGTGCCGGTTCGGACTATGAGATTTTTTCAACAGTTAAACCAAGAACACAGATAACCGTTATTGCATCACACGGAATTTGGCTTCACATTAAAACCTTGGACGGAAGAGAAGGTTTCGTAAAAAGCAACCAAATCGAGAAATAG
- a CDS encoding dual specificity protein phosphatase family protein, giving the protein MKPGFKTKVLKRVLIPLLIVAIGILAFVFYQKKMRYNLVTISENKVYNSGVVPPHQLEDFVDDHQIKTIVDLRDGLIQTELNPENKNQVNAEELAANKISGIKYYNLPTDQLPADSTVQKFLTIMDDPKNYSVLIHCHHGVGRSRLFSSIYRIEYENFTNDDARKKARLFWEFGTNFSKSSEKGAYLMNYKKRDQ; this is encoded by the coding sequence ATGAAGCCAGGTTTTAAAACTAAAGTATTGAAAAGAGTATTGATTCCATTGTTGATCGTGGCAATTGGGATTTTGGCTTTTGTATTTTACCAGAAGAAAATGCGTTATAATTTGGTAACTATTTCAGAAAATAAAGTTTACAATTCTGGTGTGGTTCCTCCGCATCAGTTGGAAGATTTTGTGGATGACCATCAAATTAAAACGATTGTCGATTTGAGGGATGGTTTAATACAGACTGAACTTAATCCTGAAAATAAAAATCAGGTGAATGCAGAAGAGTTGGCAGCAAACAAAATCTCAGGAATCAAGTATTATAATCTTCCTACAGACCAGCTTCCCGCGGATTCTACGGTACAGAAGTTTTTGACAATAATGGATGATCCAAAAAATTATTCGGTTTTGATTCACTGTCATCATGGGGTGGGGCGGTCACGTTTGTTCAGCTCCATCTACAGAATCGAATATGAGAATTTCACGAATGATGATGCCAGAAAAAAGGCAAGATTATTTTGGGAATTCGGCACCAACTTTTCGAAAAGTTCAGAAAAAGGTGCTTATCTGATGAATTATAAGAAAAGAGACCAATAA
- the typA gene encoding translational GTPase TypA: MQNIRNIAIIAHVDHGKTTLVDKIIHATNIFRENQESGELIMDNNDLERERGITILSKNISVTYKDTKINVIDTPGHADFGGEVERVLKMADGVILLVDAFEGPMPQTRFVLQKALELGLRPLVVINKVDKPNCRPEEVHDQVFDLFFNLEATEEQLDFPTFYGSSKQGWFNTSLEQTDNIFPLLDGILQYVPEPKVEEGNLQMQIVSLDFSSFLGRIAIGKVIRGEIKESMWIGLAQADGKVVKGKVKELYVFEGLGKKKVTEVKAGDICAVVGFDAFQIGDSFVDIENPEPLPRTAIDEPTLNMTFSINNSPFFGKDGKYVTSNHLKERLTKELEKNLALRVQQTDDANTFLVFGRGILHLSVLIETMRREGYEMTIGQPQVILREDENGQKLEPYESLVVDVPEEFASRVIDLATQRKGDLHIMETKGEMQHMEFEIPSRGLIGLRSQMLTATAGEAIMAHRFTEYKPFKGAIPGRSNGVLISKTQGPATEYSIAKLQDRGKFYVDPGEEIYAGMVIGEQNKPGDLVVNIVEAKQLNNMRASGKDKDTGVAPKILFSLEECMEYIQADEAIEVTPNFIRMRKKVLSEEERKRMERGAKA; encoded by the coding sequence ATGCAAAACATTAGAAATATTGCGATTATCGCACACGTTGACCACGGTAAAACTACTTTGGTTGATAAGATTATTCATGCTACAAACATTTTCAGAGAAAATCAGGAAAGTGGAGAATTAATAATGGATAACAACGATCTTGAAAGAGAAAGAGGAATTACCATTTTATCAAAAAATATTTCTGTTACTTATAAAGACACAAAAATCAACGTAATCGATACGCCTGGTCACGCCGATTTCGGTGGTGAGGTAGAGAGAGTATTGAAAATGGCAGACGGTGTAATCCTTTTGGTGGATGCATTCGAAGGGCCTATGCCTCAGACAAGATTCGTATTGCAGAAAGCTTTGGAATTAGGTCTTAGACCATTGGTTGTTATCAATAAAGTAGACAAACCAAACTGTCGTCCTGAGGAGGTTCACGATCAGGTATTTGATTTGTTCTTCAACCTTGAAGCTACTGAAGAGCAGTTGGATTTCCCTACATTCTACGGTTCATCAAAACAGGGATGGTTCAACACTTCACTGGAACAGACAGACAACATTTTCCCGTTACTGGATGGGATTTTACAATATGTACCTGAGCCTAAAGTAGAGGAAGGTAACCTTCAAATGCAGATTGTTTCTCTTGATTTCTCTTCTTTCCTGGGAAGAATTGCGATCGGAAAAGTAATCAGAGGTGAGATCAAAGAATCTATGTGGATCGGTCTTGCTCAGGCAGACGGAAAAGTAGTGAAGGGTAAAGTAAAGGAACTTTACGTTTTCGAAGGTCTTGGAAAGAAAAAAGTAACTGAAGTAAAAGCCGGAGATATCTGTGCTGTTGTAGGTTTCGACGCTTTCCAGATTGGTGATTCATTCGTAGATATCGAAAATCCTGAACCATTGCCAAGAACGGCTATCGATGAGCCTACCCTGAACATGACGTTCTCTATCAATAATTCACCTTTCTTCGGTAAAGACGGTAAATATGTTACTTCAAACCACCTGAAAGAAAGATTAACAAAAGAATTAGAGAAAAACCTTGCATTGAGAGTTCAGCAGACTGATGATGCCAACACTTTCCTTGTATTCGGTAGAGGTATTCTTCACTTGTCAGTTTTAATTGAAACAATGAGGAGAGAGGGTTACGAAATGACAATCGGGCAGCCACAGGTTATCTTAAGAGAAGATGAGAACGGACAAAAACTGGAGCCTTATGAGTCTTTGGTAGTTGATGTTCCGGAGGAATTTGCTTCAAGAGTAATCGATTTGGCAACTCAGAGAAAAGGTGACCTTCACATTATGGAAACCAAAGGTGAAATGCAGCATATGGAATTCGAAATTCCTTCAAGAGGTCTGATCGGACTGCGTTCTCAGATGTTAACTGCTACTGCTGGTGAAGCTATTATGGCGCACCGTTTCACAGAATACAAGCCTTTCAAAGGTGCGATTCCTGGAAGAAGCAATGGTGTATTGATTTCTAAAACTCAGGGTCCTGCAACTGAATATTCTATCGCTAAGCTTCAGGACAGAGGTAAGTTCTATGTTGATCCGGGCGAGGAAATCTACGCTGGTATGGTCATCGGTGAGCAAAACAAACCGGGAGATTTGGTGGTAAACATCGTTGAAGCAAAGCAGCTGAACAACATGAGAGCTTCAGGTAAAGATAAAGATACAGGTGTTGCACCAAAAATCTTATTCTCTCTTGAAGAATGTATGGAATATATTCAGGCTGACGAAGCAATCGAGGTGACTCCAAACTTTATCAGAATGAGAAAGAAAGTACTTTCTGAAGAAGAAAGAAAAAGAATGGAAAGAGGAGCGAAAGCATAA
- the xylA gene encoding xylose isomerase: MSVTLGNKEYFKGIEKIKFEGRESDNPLAFKFYDENLVVRGKTMKEYFKFASAYWHTFCATGGDPFGAGTQQFDWLTASDEKQRATEKMDAAFEFFTKLGVPYYCFHDYDLIDEADNFLESTKRLEFITDYAKEKQAASGVKLLWGTSNCFSHPRFMNGAATNPSFDVLAYAGGQVKNALDATIKLGGENYVFWGGREGYMSLLNTNMKREQEHMAKFLHMAKDYARAQGFKGTFFIEPKPMEPTKHQYDFDAATCLNFLRQYDLLNDFKLNLEVNHATLAQHTFEHELQVAADNNVLGSIDANRGDYQNGWDTDQFPVDLYEMTQAMLVIIQAGGFQGGGVNFDAKIRRNSTDLEDIFIAHISGMDNFARSFLAADKILEKSKYSEIRTNRYSSFDSGKGKDFENGSLSLTDLATYAQGLGEVGRESGKQEYLESIINQYL, translated from the coding sequence ATGTCAGTTACATTAGGAAACAAAGAGTACTTTAAAGGGATAGAAAAAATCAAGTTTGAGGGAAGAGAATCAGACAATCCGTTGGCATTCAAATTTTACGATGAGAATTTGGTTGTTCGTGGCAAAACAATGAAAGAATATTTCAAGTTTGCTTCTGCTTACTGGCACACGTTCTGCGCAACCGGTGGAGATCCGTTCGGTGCAGGAACTCAGCAATTTGACTGGTTAACCGCTTCTGATGAAAAACAGAGAGCAACAGAAAAAATGGATGCCGCTTTCGAATTTTTCACAAAACTGGGTGTTCCTTACTACTGTTTCCACGATTATGATTTGATTGACGAGGCAGATAACTTTTTAGAATCTACAAAAAGATTAGAATTCATTACCGATTATGCTAAAGAAAAGCAGGCAGCTTCCGGAGTGAAATTACTTTGGGGAACATCCAACTGTTTTTCGCATCCAAGATTTATGAACGGTGCAGCAACCAATCCTTCTTTTGACGTTTTGGCTTACGCTGGCGGACAGGTAAAAAATGCTTTGGATGCAACGATCAAATTAGGTGGAGAAAACTATGTATTCTGGGGTGGCCGTGAAGGTTATATGTCTCTTCTAAACACCAATATGAAGCGTGAGCAGGAGCACATGGCTAAGTTTTTACACATGGCTAAGGATTATGCAAGAGCTCAGGGATTTAAAGGAACATTCTTCATCGAGCCAAAACCGATGGAGCCTACAAAACATCAGTATGACTTTGATGCGGCAACGTGTTTAAACTTCCTTCGTCAGTACGATCTATTGAATGATTTTAAATTAAATCTTGAAGTTAACCACGCAACTTTAGCACAACACACTTTCGAGCACGAACTTCAAGTGGCTGCTGACAACAATGTTTTGGGAAGCATTGACGCGAACAGAGGAGATTACCAGAATGGTTGGGATACGGACCAGTTCCCGGTTGATTTGTACGAAATGACTCAGGCAATGTTGGTGATTATTCAGGCTGGAGGTTTCCAGGGTGGTGGAGTTAATTTCGACGCTAAAATCAGAAGAAATTCTACAGATTTAGAAGATATCTTCATCGCTCACATCAGCGGAATGGACAACTTTGCACGATCTTTCTTAGCTGCTGATAAAATTTTAGAGAAATCAAAATATTCTGAAATCAGAACCAACAGATATTCTTCTTTCGACTCCGGAAAAGGAAAAGATTTCGAAAACGGAAGCTTATCTTTAACCGATCTTGCCACTTACGCTCAAGGTCTTGGAGAAGTTGGTAGAGAAAGCGGAAAGCAGGAATATTTGGAGAGTATTATCAATCAGTATTTGTAA